The Streptomyces sp. NBC_01298 genome contains the following window.
ACGAGCTCGGCGTCTGACCCGACGGGGGGAGCGAGGGGCCCGGTGGGCGCAGGCGGTCCATGGACATCGTGAGTTCCGCCTCGACCACGCTCTTGGCCAGGGGGCGCAGGCGCGGGACGGCTTCCTCCGAGATGTGGACGGAGATGAGCTCCGTGAACAGGGCCGCCATCGCGTCCGTGTGCGCGCGGACCCGGCGGCCCGCCTCCAGGACGGCCGAGAGCGGTACGCCCTCGCGGACCAGCGCCGAGGAGACGTCCAGGAGCCGGCGGCTGACGTGGACGATCTCCTCGCCGTCGGTGGCGAGGTAGCCGAGGTCGAGCGAGGCCGCCAGGTTCTCCGGGGTGACCTCGCCCTCGAAGTAGTCGGCGAGGGCCTCGGGCGTGAGGCGGACCGGGGTCTCCTCCGACCAGCCGATGCCGAGCAGCTCACCCAGTTGGCCCACGTCGCGGCCGTTCTCGAAGGCGACCGTCAGCTCGGCTATCCCGCCGAGGGTGTGGCCGCGCTCCAGCAGGGCGGCGATGGTGCGCAGCCGGGACAGGTGGTGGTCGTCGTACCAGGCGATGCGGCCCTCGCGGCGGGGCGGCGGCAGGAGCTTGCGCTCACGGTAGAAGCGCAGGGTGCGTACGGGGATGCCGGCGGCCTCGGCCAGCTCTTCCGTGCGGTATTCGCGCACTGTGGTCCTTGCTGCTGTGGCGTGGGTGGGTGGCGCCGCGTCCTGCGTCGCATTGTGCGGCACGTGGGCAGCCTAGGGCGTACTCCCGGTAACTTTCCCGGCGCGACCCCTACCCATGAGTACGGAGCTGCTCTACTCTCCCGATTGTGCCAGTGATTGCTGGCAGCATCTGAATGGGCGTTGGCATCGGCATCCGAAGGTGGCTGGCATGGGCGTGGGCGGTGGCATGGACGGGCGCGTGCAGGAACGAGAGCAGGAACGCGAGCACGTACGCGTGGCGGTGATCGGCTCCGGGTTCGGCGGGCTGGGCGCCGCGGTGCGGCTGCGGCGCGAGGGGATCACGGACTTCGTCGTCCTGGAGCGCGCCGACTCCGTCGGCGGCACCTGGCGGGACAACAACTACCCCGGGTGCGCCTGCGACGTGCCCTCCCATCTGTACTCCTTCTCCTTCGCCCCCAATCCCGACTGGCCCCGCACCTTCTCCGGCCAGCCCGCGATCAGGGAGTACCTGGAGCACGTGGCCGACACCTTCGGGCTGCGCCGCCACATCCGGCTGAACCACGAGGTCCGGATGATGCGCTGGGACGCGGACGGGATGCGGTGGGAGATCGAGACCGCGGGCGGCGACTTCACCGCCGACGTGGTCGTCTCCGCCACCGGGCCGCTGTCGGACCCGAAGATGCCGGAGATACCCGGACTCGCCGGCTTCCCCGGCAAGGTCTTCCACTCGGCCCGCTGGGACCACGAGTACGACCTGCGCGGCAAGCGCGTCGCCATGATCGGTACGGGTGCCTCCGCCATCCAGATCGTGCCCGCGATCGCCCCCGAGGTGGAGCGCCTCACCCTCTTCCAGCGCACCCCGCCGTGGGTGATGCCGCGCACCGACCGGGCGATCACCTCGGTGGAGCGCTGGCTGCACCGCCAGCTCCCCTTCACCCGGGCGGCCCGCCGCGGGCTGCTGTGGGGGATACGCGAGCTCCAGGTCAGCGCCTTCACCAAGCGGCCGAACCAGCTCGGGCTGATCGAGTCCCTGGCCAAGGCCAACATGGCGCGCTCGATCAAGGACCCGGCGCTGCGGGCCAAGCTGACGCCCTCGTACCGCATCGGCTGCAAGCGGATCCTGCTGTCGAGCGAGTACTACCCGGCGCTGGCCCGTCCCAACGTGGACCTCGTGGCCTCCGGGCTCAAGGAGATCCGGGGTTCGGTGCTGGTGGCGGCCGACGGGACCGAGACCGAGGTCGACGCGATCGTCTTCGGCACCGGCTTCCACGTCACGGACATGCCGATCGCCGACAGGGTGGTGGGCGTGGACGGCAAGACCCTCGCGGAGGTCTGGAAGGACGGGATGCAGTCCCTGCGCGGGGCCACCGCGGCGGGCTTCCCGAACTGGATGACGATCATCGGTCCGAACACCGGGCTCGGGAACAGCTCGATGATCCTGATGATCGAGTCGCAGCTGAACTACATGGCGGACTACATGCGCCAGCTTGGTGTCCTGGGCGGCAAGGTCGCCCTCGCCGCACGGCCGTCCGCCGTGAACGCCTGGAACCGGCAGGTCCAGACCCGGATGGAGCGGACGGTGTGGAACACCGGCGGCTGCACCAGCTGGTACCTCGACGCGCAGGGCCGCAACACCACGGTCTGGCCGGGCACCACCGGGGAGTTCCGCAAGGAGACCCTGGGCGTGGACCTCGGCGAGTACGAGGTCGTACGGGGCCGCGAGCGCGAGCGGGTCCCGGCGGCCGGTGGGGCCGAAGCGGTGCGGGAGGGGGCCGCGTGAGCCGCCTGACGCACGTGACCGCCGGGCCGTACGCCCCGCCGGCGGCCCGCCGGGAGCTGGTCGCCACCTCCGCCGACGGTGCGCGCCTGCACGTCGAGGTGCACGGCGAGGACGGGGCCCCGGCCATCGTGCTCGCACACGGCTGGACCTGTTCCACCGCCTTCTGGGCCGCGCAGATACGGGCCCTGTCCGGCGAGCACCGGGTCATCGCCTACGACCAGCGGGGCCACGGCCGCAGCCCCGCCGGTGTCCGCTCCGGCTACGGCACCGAGGCCCTCGCCGACGACCTCGTCGCGGTCCTGGGAGCCACCCTCGCCCCCGGCGAGAAGGCCGTCGTCGCCGGCCACTCCATGGGCGGGATGACGGTCATGGCCGCCGCCGCCCGGCCGGAGTTCGCCGAACACGCCGCGGCGGCGCTGCTGTGCAGCACGGGCAGCGGCCGGCTGGTCGAGGAGGCGCAGGTCCTGCCGTGGCGGGCCGGCCGCGCGAGGACCCGTATCACCGGGGCGGTCCTGGGATCCCGGGCCCCGCTCGGGCCCGTGACCCCCGTCGCCCGCAAGGTGCTGAAGTACGCCACGATGGGCCCCGGCTCCGCGCCCGACAAGGTCGAGGCCTGCGCGCGGATCGTGCACGCCTGCCCCACCCCGGTGCGGCACGCCTGGTCCGGGGTGCTGGCCGCCCTGGACCTCGACGCGCGGCTGGCCGCGCTCACCGTGCCCACCGCCGTCATCGGCGGCAAGAGCGACCGGCTGACGCCGATCGTGCACGCCCGGGGGCTGGCGGCCGCGCTGCCGAACTGCGTGGGCCTCACCGAGCTGACCGGAGTCGGGCACATGAGCCCGATCGAGGCCCCGGAGGCCGTCACCGCCGCCGTGCGCGAGCTCGCCGAGGCGTATCTCGGACGCTCCGCCGTCCGCCGCTCCGGCAGCGGCAGCGCCGGCGGCAGCGACATCGACATCGACATCGACATCGACACCGACATCGACACCGACCGTCCCGCGAAGGAGAAGACCGCGTGAGTGCCCGTAAGAGTCTGGAAGGCCAGGTCGCCGTCGTCACGGGGGCCGCGCGCGGGGTCGGCGAACTGCTCGCCCGCAAACTGTCCGCCCGCGGCGCGAAGGTGGCCCTCGTGGGCCTGGAGCCCGAGGCCCTCAAGGAGGTCTCCGCGCGGCTGCACACCGACAGCGACCACTGGTACGCCGACGTCACCGACCACGTGGCCATGGCCCGGGTCGCGCAGGAGGTCAAGCAGCGCTTCGGCAAGGTGGACATAGTCGTCGCCAACGCCGGAGTCGCCTCCGGCGGGCCCTTCGCCGACTCCGACCCCGACGCCTGGCGCCGGGTCATCGAGGTCAACCTCATCGGCGGCGCCGTCACCGCCCGTGCCTTCCTGCCCGTCCTGATGGAGAGCCGCGGGTACTTCCTGCAGATCGCCTCCCTCGCGGCGATCACCCCGGCGCCGATGATGACCGCCTACTGCGCCTCCAAGTCCGGGGTCGAGGCCTTCGCGCACTGCCTGCGCTCGGAGGTCGGCTACAAGGGGGTCAAGGTGGGCGTCGGCTACCTGTCCTGGACCGACACCGACATGGTCCGCGGCGCCGACCAGGACGAGGTCATGCGGGAGCTGCGCCAGCGGCTGCCGTGGCCGTCGAACCAGACGTACCCGCTGGGGCCGGCCGTCGACCGGATCGTCGCGGGCATCGAGCGGCGCTCCGCGCACGTGTACGCGCAGTGGTGGCTGCGGGGCATGCAGGGGGTCCGCGGGTACCTGCCCGGGATCATCTCGGCAGTCGGACAGCGCGAGATGAAGCGGTTCGAACCGCGACTGGCCAGTGTCTCCAAGGGGCTTGTGGGGGCCGGCGGGGCCGCGGACGAGCAGGAGCGCAGCCAGAACCGCTGACCGGAATGCGCTGAATGTCCACCTGGGTGAGACTGGTCGGGTTCCCCTTACCGAACACCGCTACAGGAGTGAGGACACATGGGCATCAAGGACCAGTTCCAGGACAAGGCCAGGGAACTCGCGGAGCGGGCGAAGGCCTCCGGCCAGCAGGACGAGGTGTCCGAGCGCGCCTCGGAGGCCGTCGACCAGGCCAAGGGCAGGGCCCGCGACACGTTCGACGGGACCGCCGAGAATTTCGAGAAGTAGCGACACGTAGCGACACGTAGCGACACGTAGCGACACGTAGCGACACGTACTGAGGGGTGCGACCCGCCGTCCCGGGTCGCACCCCTCAGTCATGCCCTACGGGATCACCCCCGCGGCGGCAGCCGCGGCCGGCGCCGGTCCGGTACGTCCGTGTAGCCGGGCGGCACCGCCGCCGGGTCCTGTTCCAGCAGCTCCAGCGCCAGGTGCACGGCGTCGTCGAGCTGCGCGTGCCGCCCCTCCGCCCAGTCGAGCGGGGTGCGCAGGATCGGCAGGTCGGGCTCCACGCCCTGGTTCTCCACGGACCAGCCGTACTCGGGGAACCAGGCCGCGTTCATCGGCACCGTGATCACCGTGCCGTCGCCGAGGGTGTGCCGGCCGGTCATGCCGACCACCCCGCCCCAGGTGCGCTGGCCGACGACCGGGCCGAGCCCCAGGAGCTTGAAGGCGGCGGTGATCATGTCCCCGTCGGAGGAGGTCGCCTCGTCGGCCAGGGCCACGATCGGGCCCCGGGGCGCGTTGGAGGCGTAGGAGACGGGCTGCGCGCCCCGGGTCAGGTCCCAGCCGAGGATCGAGCGGGTCAGCTTCTCCACCACCAGCTCGCTGATGTGCCCGCCGGCGTTGCCGCGTACGTCCACGAGCAGGGCCGGCTTGGACATCTCGGCGCGCAGGTCGCGGTTGAACTGCGCCCAGCCCGAGCCGCCCATGTCGGGGATGTGCAGGTAGCCGCACTTGCCGTCGCTGATCTCCCGGACCACGGCGCGGCGTTTGGCCACCCAGTCCTGGTAGCGCAGCGGCCGTTCGTCGATCAGCGGGACGACCGCGACCCGGCGCGAGCGGCCCTGCCCCTCGGCGGGCTCGAAGGTGAGCTCCACGGTGGTGCCGCCGGCCGCCGAGAGCAGCGGGTAGGGCCCGGTGACCGGGTCCACCGGGCGGCCGTCGACGTGGGTGAGGACCGCTCCCTCGCGGATGCCCGTGCCCGCGAGCGGGGAGCGGGCCTTGGAGTCGGAGGACTCGCCGGGCAGGATCCGGCCGACGACCCAGGACCCGTCGCGGGGGAAGAGGTTGGCGCCGAGCAGGCCGATGGCCCGCTGGTAGTGCGGGGGGCCTTCGTTGCGGCGGGCCGGGGACACGTACGCGTGCGAGGTGCCGAGTTCGCCGAGGACCTCCCGCATCAGGTCGGCGAACTCGTCGGGGGAGGCCACCCGTTCGACCAGGAAGCGGTACTGGCGCAGCACCCCGTCCCAGTCGATGCCGCACATCTTCGGCTCCCAGAAGTAGGCGCGGATCAGCCGCCCCGCCTCCTCGAAGGCCTGGCGCCACTCGGCCGCCGGGTCCACCTCGTGCAGGATGCGCCGCAGGTCCAGGTAGACGGTGGAGTCGGAGTCGCCGGACTCCGTCGCCGGGACGGCGCGCAGGTCGCCGTCGTCGTTGACCACGAGCCGGGTGCCGTCGCCGCTGACCGCGAACCAGTCCAGCCCGGAGGCCAGCTCCGTCTTGCGGGCCTTGGTGAGGTCGAAGTACTCCAGGGTGGGCTTGCCGCTGGTGTCGGCCGGATTGGCGAAGGTCTCGCCGAGCGCGCCCGAGATCGGCCAGCGCAGCCACACCAGCCCGCCGCCGCTCACCGGGTAGAGGGCCGAGTACTTGGAGGCCGACACCGGGAAGGGCGTGACCCGGCTCTCCAGGCCCTCCACCTCCACGGTGACCGCGCCGTCGCCGGACTCCGAGTCCCCCTCGACCGGGTCGAGTCCGCCCGCCGCGGGGCGGCCGTCGGGGGAGAAGGCGAAGGGGGAGGGGGTGGCCGAGGACAGCGGCACCAGGTAGGGGCGGCAGCCCAGCGGGAAGGACAGGTCGCCGGTGTGGACGTCGTAGACGGGGTCGAAACCGCGCCAGGACAGGAAGGCGAGGTAGCGCCCGTCCCGGGTGAAGACCGGGCTCTCGTCCTCGAAGCGGCCGTTGGTGACGTCGATGACCGTGTGCGCGCCGGGTCCGGAGATCCGGGCCATCTTGATCTGGCGCAGCGAGCGGCCGATGCCGGGGTGGGACCAGGTCAGCCAGTCCCCGTCGGGGGAGAAGGCGAGGTCGGTGACGGGCCCGTTCTCGGACCGGATCAGCTCGCTGGCCTCCCCGTTGGACTCCTCCGTGGCGTCGATGAGCAGCAGCCGCCCGTCGTTGGAGGCGATCGCGAGCCGCTCCCCGTCCGGATCGGAGAGCAGCTCCAGTACCCGGCCCACCGCGCCGGAGGCGAGCCGGCGGGGCTCGCGGTCGCCCGAGGCGCGGGGCAGGTAGGCGATCTCGATCGCGTCCTCGCCCTCGGCGTCGGTCACGTACGCCACCTGCCCGCCGCTGCCGAGCATCTCGGGCAGCCGGACCCGTACGCCCGGGGTGTCGGCGATGGTGCGGGCGGGCCCGTCGCGGTGCGTGAGCCAGTACAGGCTGCCGCGCACGACGACGGCGCTGGCCCGCCCGGTGGCGTCCACGGAGAGGGAGTCGACGTGGCTGGCGGCCGGGACCTGGTAGCTGCGGCGGCCCGCTCGGGGGCCGCCGAGGCGGACCTCCAGCTTGCGCGGGGTGGCGCCGGGGGCCAGCGACTCCACGATCCACAGGTCGCCGGCGCACTGGTAGACGATCCGGGAGCCGTCGCTGGAGGCGTGCCGGGCGTAGAAGTCCTCGTGGTCGGTGTGCCGGCGCAGGTCCGTGCCGTCGGGCAGGCAGGAGTAGACGTTGCCGATGCCCTCGTGGTCGGAGAGGAAGGCGATCCGGCCGTCCACGAACATCGGGGAGTCCAGGTGGCCTTCGACGCCCTCCAGCAGCCGCTCGCCGTGCAGCCACAGCCGGCCGGTGGCGCCGCCGCGGTAGCGCTTCCACGCGGCGGGCTCGTGCGGGGGCTTGCCGGTCAGCAGCAGGGTGCGCCGCTCGGCCGGCTCCTCCGCGCCCCCGTCACGGTGTGGGGCCTCGTCGTGGACGGCGATGTCGGAGACGGGCCCCCAGGGGAGCCGGCCGCCGGGGCTGCCGTCGGTGGGGAGGGTGTACGCCCAGGCGAAGTAGGAGAAGGGCTGGCCGTGCGAGGAGACGGCCAGGATGTCGCTGCGGCCGTCCTTGTCGGGCGGGGTCCAGCCGCAGACCCGGGTGTCGGTGGCGCCCCAGTAGCTGAGGCGGCGGGCCGGGCCGCCGGAGACGGGGGCGAGGTGGATCTCGGGGTCGAGGCTGCGCCAGGTGGTGAAGGCGATGTGCTTGCCGTCGGGGGAGAACCGGGGGTGGCCCACCCGGGTCCGGTCGACGGTGATCCGCCAGGCCCGGCCCGCGGGCTCTCCGGGAGGTACCAGGGGTGCCACCCAGAGGTCGTCCTCGGTGGCGAAGCACAGCAGATCGTCGTGGAGATGGGGGAACCGGAGGTACGCCGCGTCGTGACTCACCCCCCAATGCTTTCCGCGCGGAGGGGGGCTGGCAACTCGTACAGGTGATCCATGCGGCCTTCCGCGAGGGCGGCGCGAAGGCTCGGGGGCGTGACCGACGCCACTCCCTAAGCGAAACGGAACTGTTTCGTTTCGCTTAGGGTTCGGGGTATGGTCGATCCGTACGAAACGGTTTCGTTCGGTTGGGCAAGGTCGGGAGGAGACGCCGGGATGGTCGAAGAGGTCATGTCGCGTCGCAGCCGGATCACCCCCGAACGGGAAGCCGAACTGCACGGAGCGGTCCTCGACCTGCTCCGCGAGGTCGGCTACGAGGCGCTGACCATGGACGCGGTCGCCGCCCGTACGAAGTCCAGCAAGGCCACCCTCTACCGCCAGTGGGGGAGCAAGCCCGAGCTGGTCGCGAAGGCCCTGCGCTGCACCCAGCCGGTCTCCCTCCGGGAGATCGACACGGGCAGCATCCGCGGGGACTTCGGGGTCATGATCGAGAACTCCGACGACGCCCAGATGGCGAAGGACACCGCGCTGATGCGGGGCCTGACCCACGCGGTGCACGAGAGCCCCGAGCTCCACAAGGCGCTACGGGACCTGCTGGTCGATCCGGAGATCAACGGTCTGCAGGAGATGCTGCAAAGAGCGGTCACCCGGGGAGAGATCGCCCCGGACTGTCCGGCCCTGGCCTTCGTTCCGCACATGCTCATCGGGGCGTTCATCGCCCTTCCGCTCATCGAGGACCGGTCCGTCGACCGGACGTTCCTCGGTGACTTCATCGACGCCGTGGTCTTCCCCGCCCTCGGCGTCTGATCCCGCCCGGCCGCTCACCTGCCCGGCTGCCCACCCACGCAGCCGCCCGCCCGCGCTGTCCCCGCGCTCGAATTCCTGCCTGCCCTGACACGCCGCTCTCGTCGTCGGTACGGCATTCCATGCCCTGATCCATCCCACGACCCGAACGGGAGAACCACCGACGTGGCCACCTTCCTTTACCGACTCGGCAGGGGTGCCTTCCGGCGCCGCCGATTCGTCGCCCTCGTCTGGGTGGCGCTGCTGTTCGTCGCCGGCTTCGGCGCGGCATCCGCGTCCGCACCCACCTCAGGCTCGTTCTCCATACCCGGCACCGAGGCCCAGAAGGCCTTCGACCTGCTGGACCAGCGCTTCCCGGGGATGGCCGCCGACGGCGCCACCGCCCGCATCGTGATCAAGGCCCCGGCCGGCGAGAAGGTCGACTCCGCGGCCGTCAAGCCGCAGGTCGAGAAGATCGTCAGTGAGCTGAAGGACGGTCCGGGCAAGGACCAGATCTCCTCGGTCACCAGCCCGTACGAGGCCAAGGCCGTCAGCGAGGACGGCTCCACCGCCTACGTGAGCGTCAAGTACAAGGTCAGCGGCATGGAGCTGACGGACGCCACCCGCGAGGCCCTCACGGAGTCCACCACGGCCGCCAAGGCCGACGGACTGAACGTCCAGATCGGCGGCGACGCCCTGCAGGCCGCCCCCGAGACGGGCTCCGGCGAGATCATCGGCATCGCGATCGCCGCGATCGTCCTCGTCATCACCTTCGGCTCGCTCATCGCCGCGGGCCTGCCGCTGCTGACCGCGCTCATCGGCGTGGGCATCGGCATCTCCTCCATCACCGCGCTCGCCAACGTGCTGGACCTCGGCTCCACCACCTCCACCCTCGCGATGATGATCGGCCTCGCCGTCGGCATCGACTACGCCCTCTTCATCGTCTCCCGCTACCGCGCGGAGCTCGCCGAGGGCCGCGAGCGCGACGAGGCCGCCGGCCGCGCCGTCGGAACCGCCGGTTCCGCCGTCGTCTTCGCCGGTCTGACCGTGGTCATCGCCCTCGTGGGCCTGGCCGTCGTCAACATCCCCATGCTCAGCAAGATGGGCTTCGCCGCCGCCGGAACCGTGGTCATCGCCGTCCTCGTCGCCCTGACGCTGGTCCCGGCCATGCTCGGTTTCGCCGGCAAGAAGGTGCTGCCCGCCGGCACCAAGTCCCGCTTCCTCGGCAAGGGCAAGCCCGCCGCCGAAGGCGCCGAGG
Protein-coding sequences here:
- a CDS encoding flavin-containing monooxygenase is translated as MGVGGGMDGRVQEREQEREHVRVAVIGSGFGGLGAAVRLRREGITDFVVLERADSVGGTWRDNNYPGCACDVPSHLYSFSFAPNPDWPRTFSGQPAIREYLEHVADTFGLRRHIRLNHEVRMMRWDADGMRWEIETAGGDFTADVVVSATGPLSDPKMPEIPGLAGFPGKVFHSARWDHEYDLRGKRVAMIGTGASAIQIVPAIAPEVERLTLFQRTPPWVMPRTDRAITSVERWLHRQLPFTRAARRGLLWGIRELQVSAFTKRPNQLGLIESLAKANMARSIKDPALRAKLTPSYRIGCKRILLSSEYYPALARPNVDLVASGLKEIRGSVLVAADGTETEVDAIVFGTGFHVTDMPIADRVVGVDGKTLAEVWKDGMQSLRGATAAGFPNWMTIIGPNTGLGNSSMILMIESQLNYMADYMRQLGVLGGKVALAARPSAVNAWNRQVQTRMERTVWNTGGCTSWYLDAQGRNTTVWPGTTGEFRKETLGVDLGEYEVVRGRERERVPAAGGAEAVREGAA
- a CDS encoding S41 family peptidase; protein product: MSHDAAYLRFPHLHDDLLCFATEDDLWVAPLVPPGEPAGRAWRITVDRTRVGHPRFSPDGKHIAFTTWRSLDPEIHLAPVSGGPARRLSYWGATDTRVCGWTPPDKDGRSDILAVSSHGQPFSYFAWAYTLPTDGSPGGRLPWGPVSDIAVHDEAPHRDGGAEEPAERRTLLLTGKPPHEPAAWKRYRGGATGRLWLHGERLLEGVEGHLDSPMFVDGRIAFLSDHEGIGNVYSCLPDGTDLRRHTDHEDFYARHASSDGSRIVYQCAGDLWIVESLAPGATPRKLEVRLGGPRAGRRSYQVPAASHVDSLSVDATGRASAVVVRGSLYWLTHRDGPARTIADTPGVRVRLPEMLGSGGQVAYVTDAEGEDAIEIAYLPRASGDREPRRLASGAVGRVLELLSDPDGERLAIASNDGRLLLIDATEESNGEASELIRSENGPVTDLAFSPDGDWLTWSHPGIGRSLRQIKMARISGPGAHTVIDVTNGRFEDESPVFTRDGRYLAFLSWRGFDPVYDVHTGDLSFPLGCRPYLVPLSSATPSPFAFSPDGRPAAGGLDPVEGDSESGDGAVTVEVEGLESRVTPFPVSASKYSALYPVSGGGLVWLRWPISGALGETFANPADTSGKPTLEYFDLTKARKTELASGLDWFAVSGDGTRLVVNDDGDLRAVPATESGDSDSTVYLDLRRILHEVDPAAEWRQAFEEAGRLIRAYFWEPKMCGIDWDGVLRQYRFLVERVASPDEFADLMREVLGELGTSHAYVSPARRNEGPPHYQRAIGLLGANLFPRDGSWVVGRILPGESSDSKARSPLAGTGIREGAVLTHVDGRPVDPVTGPYPLLSAAGGTTVELTFEPAEGQGRSRRVAVVPLIDERPLRYQDWVAKRRAVVREISDGKCGYLHIPDMGGSGWAQFNRDLRAEMSKPALLVDVRGNAGGHISELVVEKLTRSILGWDLTRGAQPVSYASNAPRGPIVALADEATSSDGDMITAAFKLLGLGPVVGQRTWGGVVGMTGRHTLGDGTVITVPMNAAWFPEYGWSVENQGVEPDLPILRTPLDWAEGRHAQLDDAVHLALELLEQDPAAVPPGYTDVPDRRRPRLPPRG
- a CDS encoding alpha/beta fold hydrolase, coding for MSRLTHVTAGPYAPPAARRELVATSADGARLHVEVHGEDGAPAIVLAHGWTCSTAFWAAQIRALSGEHRVIAYDQRGHGRSPAGVRSGYGTEALADDLVAVLGATLAPGEKAVVAGHSMGGMTVMAAAARPEFAEHAAAALLCSTGSGRLVEEAQVLPWRAGRARTRITGAVLGSRAPLGPVTPVARKVLKYATMGPGSAPDKVEACARIVHACPTPVRHAWSGVLAALDLDARLAALTVPTAVIGGKSDRLTPIVHARGLAAALPNCVGLTELTGVGHMSPIEAPEAVTAAVRELAEAYLGRSAVRRSGSGSAGGSDIDIDIDIDTDIDTDRPAKEKTA
- a CDS encoding SDR family oxidoreductase, with the protein product MSARKSLEGQVAVVTGAARGVGELLARKLSARGAKVALVGLEPEALKEVSARLHTDSDHWYADVTDHVAMARVAQEVKQRFGKVDIVVANAGVASGGPFADSDPDAWRRVIEVNLIGGAVTARAFLPVLMESRGYFLQIASLAAITPAPMMTAYCASKSGVEAFAHCLRSEVGYKGVKVGVGYLSWTDTDMVRGADQDEVMRELRQRLPWPSNQTYPLGPAVDRIVAGIERRSAHVYAQWWLRGMQGVRGYLPGIISAVGQREMKRFEPRLASVSKGLVGAGGAADEQERSQNR
- a CDS encoding TetR/AcrR family transcriptional regulator, producing MVEEVMSRRSRITPEREAELHGAVLDLLREVGYEALTMDAVAARTKSSKATLYRQWGSKPELVAKALRCTQPVSLREIDTGSIRGDFGVMIENSDDAQMAKDTALMRGLTHAVHESPELHKALRDLLVDPEINGLQEMLQRAVTRGEIAPDCPALAFVPHMLIGAFIALPLIEDRSVDRTFLGDFIDAVVFPALGV
- a CDS encoding MerR family transcriptional regulator, with translation MREYRTEELAEAAGIPVRTLRFYRERKLLPPPRREGRIAWYDDHHLSRLRTIAALLERGHTLGGIAELTVAFENGRDVGQLGELLGIGWSEETPVRLTPEALADYFEGEVTPENLAASLDLGYLATDGEEIVHVSRRLLDVSSALVREGVPLSAVLEAGRRVRAHTDAMAALFTELISVHISEEAVPRLRPLAKSVVEAELTMSMDRLRPPGPSLPPSGQTPSS